A stretch of the Bradyrhizobium sp. CCBAU 53351 genome encodes the following:
- the bamA gene encoding outer membrane protein assembly factor BamA → MKFGLRLRGGLLATLIMFGAPVVAPVGAVFVSSSALAQTVQSISVEGNRRVEVETIRSYFKPGPGGRLDQAAIDDGLKALIETGLFQDVRINRGAGGQIIVSVVENPVIGRVAFEGNKKIKDEQLTTEVQSKARGTFSRAMVQSDTLRIAEIYRRSGRYDVRVTPEIIEQPNNRVDLIFTVEEGAKTGVKSIEFVGNSAFSSYRLRDVIKTRESNLLSFLASGDIYDPDRVEADRDLIRRFYLKNGYADVQVVAALTEYDPEKKGFNVTFKIEEGAQYRVGAVDFRSSIPNFDPTSMRGYSRVHAGSLYNVESVEKSVEEMQIEASRRGYAFAVVRPGGDRNFEAHTVSVVFNIDEGPRTYIERINLRGNTRTRDYVIRREFDISEGDAYNRALVDRAERRLKNLDYFKSVKITTEPGSSSDRVVLIVDMEEKSTGDFSISGGYSTTDGALAEVSISERNLLGRGLFAKASVTYGQYARGYSLSFVEPYLLDYRVALGLDLYQREQKSNSYISYGTKTLGFSPRLGFSLREDLSLQLRYSIYRQEITLPYYLANCNNNIGTAAFNPSPAFAAVNGIDLSGTNGLGCYSDGEASLPVRKELANGKTLTSALGYTLTYNTLDNNKNPTDGLLVDFRQDFAGVGGDVSYLKSVVDAKYYTPLVSDIVGLVRVQSGMLNKIGSDLRMLDHFQMGSNLVRGFAPNGIGPRDLNPYGTQDALGGTKYWGASLELQMPFWFLPKEVGLKGAVYADAGGLYDYKGPTSWTTTNEVNAPGCIPSTINPSSTGTCTGLVYDDSKVVRSSVGVGLIWQSPFGPLRFDYAVPLSKGKYDRVQEFRFGGGTTF, encoded by the coding sequence ATGAAGTTTGGACTGCGACTCCGGGGGGGCTTGCTCGCAACCCTGATCATGTTCGGCGCGCCGGTGGTTGCCCCGGTCGGGGCTGTTTTTGTGTCTTCGTCTGCGCTCGCTCAGACCGTTCAGTCGATTTCCGTCGAAGGAAATCGCCGCGTCGAGGTGGAGACCATCCGCTCCTATTTCAAGCCGGGTCCGGGCGGTCGCCTGGATCAAGCCGCAATCGACGACGGCCTCAAGGCGCTGATCGAGACCGGCCTGTTCCAGGACGTCAGGATCAACCGTGGTGCCGGCGGCCAGATCATCGTCTCCGTGGTGGAAAACCCGGTGATCGGCCGCGTCGCCTTCGAGGGCAACAAGAAGATCAAGGACGAGCAGCTCACCACTGAGGTCCAGTCCAAGGCGCGCGGCACCTTCTCGCGCGCCATGGTGCAGTCCGACACGCTGCGAATCGCTGAAATCTATCGCCGGTCCGGCCGCTACGACGTGCGCGTCACGCCCGAAATCATCGAGCAGCCGAACAACCGCGTCGACCTCATCTTCACGGTCGAGGAAGGCGCCAAGACCGGCGTCAAGTCGATCGAATTCGTCGGCAACAGCGCGTTCTCGTCCTATCGCCTGCGTGACGTCATCAAGACCCGCGAATCGAACCTGCTGAGCTTCCTCGCCAGCGGCGACATCTACGATCCCGACCGCGTTGAAGCCGACCGCGACCTGATCCGCCGCTTCTATCTCAAGAACGGTTACGCCGACGTCCAGGTGGTGGCCGCGCTCACCGAATACGATCCGGAGAAGAAGGGCTTCAACGTCACCTTCAAGATCGAGGAAGGCGCCCAGTACCGCGTCGGCGCGGTCGACTTCCGCTCCAGCATTCCGAACTTCGATCCGACCTCGATGCGCGGCTATTCGCGCGTCCATGCCGGCTCGCTCTACAACGTCGAATCGGTCGAGAAGTCGGTCGAGGAGATGCAGATCGAGGCCTCGCGCCGCGGTTACGCCTTCGCCGTGGTCCGTCCCGGCGGCGACCGCAACTTCGAGGCGCACACCGTCTCCGTGGTGTTCAACATCGACGAGGGCCCGCGCACCTATATCGAGCGCATCAACCTGCGCGGCAACACCCGCACCCGCGACTATGTGATCCGCCGCGAGTTCGACATCTCCGAGGGCGATGCCTACAACCGCGCCCTGGTCGACCGTGCCGAACGGCGCCTGAAGAACCTCGACTACTTCAAGAGCGTGAAGATCACGACGGAGCCCGGCTCGTCGAGCGATCGCGTGGTCCTGATCGTCGACATGGAAGAGAAATCGACCGGCGACTTCTCGATCTCGGGCGGTTACTCCACCACTGACGGCGCGCTGGCCGAAGTCTCGATCTCCGAGCGCAACCTGCTCGGCCGCGGCCTGTTCGCCAAGGCGTCGGTGACCTATGGTCAGTATGCACGCGGCTACTCGCTGTCGTTCGTCGAGCCGTATCTGCTCGACTACCGCGTCGCGCTCGGCCTCGACCTCTATCAGCGTGAGCAGAAGTCCAACAGCTACATCTCCTACGGCACCAAGACGCTCGGCTTCTCGCCGCGCCTCGGCTTCTCGCTGCGCGAGGATCTGTCGCTGCAGCTGCGCTACTCGATCTACCGGCAGGAAATCACGCTGCCGTACTATCTGGCGAACTGTAACAACAACATCGGCACCGCGGCGTTCAACCCGAGCCCGGCCTTTGCCGCCGTCAACGGCATCGACCTGAGCGGGACCAACGGCCTCGGCTGCTACAGCGACGGTGAAGCCTCGCTGCCGGTGCGCAAGGAGCTTGCCAATGGCAAGACCCTGACCTCGGCGCTCGGCTACACGCTGACCTACAACACGCTGGACAACAACAAGAACCCGACCGACGGTCTGCTCGTCGACTTCCGTCAGGATTTCGCCGGCGTCGGCGGCGACGTCTCCTACCTGAAGTCCGTGGTCGACGCGAAGTACTACACTCCGCTGGTGTCTGACATCGTCGGCCTCGTCCGCGTGCAGAGCGGCATGCTGAACAAGATCGGCAGCGATCTGCGCATGCTCGATCACTTCCAGATGGGCTCGAACCTCGTCCGCGGCTTTGCCCCGAACGGCATCGGCCCGCGCGACTTGAACCCCTACGGCACGCAGGATGCGCTCGGCGGCACCAAGTATTGGGGCGCTTCGCTCGAACTGCAGATGCCGTTCTGGTTCCTGCCGAAGGAAGTGGGTCTGAAGGGTGCGGTCTATGCCGACGCCGGCGGCCTCTACGACTATAAGGGACCGACCAGCTGGACCACGACCAACGAGGTCAACGCTCCCGGCTGTATCCCCTCGACCATCAATCCGTCGAGCACCGGAACCTGTACCGGCCTCGTCTATGACGATAGCAAGGTCGTCCGCTCGTCGGTTGGTGTCGGTCTGATCTGGCAGTCGCCATTCGGTCCGCTGCGCTTCGACTACGCCGTGCCGCTCAGCAAGGGCAAGTACGACCGCGTCCAGGAGTTCCGGTTCGGCGGCGGCACCACGTTCTAA
- the lpxD gene encoding UDP-3-O-(3-hydroxymyristoyl)glucosamine N-acyltransferase, whose translation MAQPTFFKKPPASTLAGIAAQTKAQLIDPSRGDQIITGLASLDEAGPMHLAFFDNLKYIGELKATRAGACLVSPRFEAQVPAHVAVLRVAQPFRAFVGIAREWHADALRPQSWFGIEGIAPSAIIDPSARIEDDVIVEPLAVIGPDVEIGSGTVIGAGAVIGPGVKIGRDCNVGARTAIQCALIGNDVLIHPGCSIGQDGYGFIFFGPEGHLKVPQTGRVLIQNHVEVGAGTTIDRGSLRDTVIGEGTKIDNQVQIGHNVTIGRNCLLAAQIGLAGSLTIGDNVALGAKVGINNHLKIGDGAQVTAMSGVKDDIPAGGRWGGFFAKPTKQWFKEIIAVERLVRDSKADAKDEGRE comes from the coding sequence ATGGCGCAGCCGACCTTCTTCAAAAAGCCGCCGGCCTCGACGCTGGCCGGCATCGCCGCGCAGACCAAGGCGCAGCTGATCGACCCGTCGAGGGGCGACCAGATCATCACGGGCCTTGCTTCGCTCGACGAAGCTGGCCCGATGCACTTGGCCTTTTTTGACAACCTCAAATACATCGGGGAGCTCAAAGCGACCCGTGCCGGGGCCTGCCTGGTGAGCCCGCGCTTCGAGGCCCAGGTGCCTGCCCACGTGGCCGTGCTGCGGGTGGCGCAGCCGTTCCGCGCCTTCGTCGGGATCGCACGGGAATGGCACGCCGATGCGCTGCGCCCGCAGTCCTGGTTCGGCATCGAGGGGATCGCACCGTCCGCCATCATCGATCCCTCGGCCCGGATCGAGGACGACGTCATCGTCGAGCCCCTGGCGGTCATCGGCCCGGACGTCGAGATCGGCAGCGGCACGGTGATCGGCGCCGGCGCGGTGATCGGCCCCGGGGTCAAGATCGGCCGGGACTGCAATGTCGGCGCCCGCACGGCCATCCAGTGCGCCCTGATCGGCAACGACGTGCTGATCCATCCGGGCTGCTCGATCGGTCAGGACGGTTACGGTTTCATCTTCTTCGGCCCCGAGGGCCACCTGAAAGTGCCTCAGACCGGCCGCGTGCTGATCCAGAACCATGTGGAGGTCGGCGCCGGCACCACCATCGATCGCGGGTCCTTGCGCGACACCGTGATCGGGGAGGGCACTAAAATCGACAATCAGGTCCAGATCGGCCACAATGTGACCATCGGCCGGAATTGCCTGCTGGCGGCTCAGATCGGTCTCGCCGGCAGCCTGACCATTGGCGACAACGTGGCGCTGGGAGCCAAGGTGGGCATCAACAACCACCTCAAGATCGGCGATGGAGCCCAGGTCACTGCGATGAGCGGCGTCAAGGACGACATCCCGGCAGGCGGACGCTGGGGTGGATTTTTTGCCAAACCGACCAAGCAATGGTTCAAGGAAATCATCGCGGTGGAGCGTCTGGTACGCGACAGCAAGGCCGATGCGAAGGACGAGGGACGGGAATGA
- the fabZ gene encoding 3-hydroxyacyl-ACP dehydratase FabZ, with the protein MTAESPVKFELVDINAILQTLPHRFPMLLIDRVINIRADYSGIGIKNVTFNEPAFQGHFPERPVYPGVMMIEAMAQTAGVIGIKSVEGTEKPRAVYFLTIDKCKFRKPVLPGDTIEYHMRSLGRRKAMWWFHGDAKVNGQVVAEADVGAMLTD; encoded by the coding sequence ATGACGGCGGAATCACCTGTGAAGTTCGAGCTGGTGGACATCAATGCGATCCTCCAGACCCTGCCGCACCGCTTTCCGATGCTGCTGATCGACCGCGTGATCAACATCCGCGCCGATTACAGCGGCATCGGCATCAAGAACGTCACCTTCAACGAGCCGGCCTTCCAGGGGCATTTCCCGGAGCGCCCGGTCTATCCCGGCGTCATGATGATCGAGGCGATGGCGCAGACGGCGGGCGTGATCGGCATCAAGTCGGTCGAAGGCACCGAGAAACCCCGCGCGGTGTATTTCCTCACCATCGACAAGTGCAAGTTCCGCAAGCCCGTGCTGCCCGGCGATACCATCGAGTACCACATGCGCTCGCTTGGCCGCCGCAAGGCCATGTGGTGGTTTCACGGCGATGCCAAGGTCAACGGCCAGGTGGTTGCGGAAGCCGATGTCGGCGCCATGCTGACGGACTGA
- a CDS encoding KTSC domain-containing protein, giving the protein MVRALALLLAQLATAPIVSETVETVDRRPIDLATFECRDISRSTVLQRVCYDRAQHDLVVATGGSYARYCGVAAETVDSLLGAPSMGQFFNRQIRREAAGGRYDCSA; this is encoded by the coding sequence GTGGTCAGGGCCTTGGCACTTCTGCTTGCACAGCTTGCAACCGCGCCGATCGTCTCGGAAACCGTCGAGACCGTCGATCGCCGGCCCATCGACCTTGCGACATTCGAATGCCGCGACATCAGTCGCAGCACGGTGCTTCAACGCGTCTGCTATGACCGCGCACAGCATGACCTCGTCGTTGCGACCGGCGGCTCCTATGCGCGCTATTGCGGCGTCGCGGCCGAGACGGTCGACAGCCTTCTGGGCGCGCCGTCCATGGGCCAGTTCTTCAACCGGCAGATCAGGCGCGAGGCCGCCGGCGGCCGCTACGATTGCAGCGCGTGA
- the lpxA gene encoding acyl-ACP--UDP-N-acetylglucosamine O-acyltransferase: MSKIDPTARVADGAVIGVGTEIGPYCIIGPNVVIGANCKLIGHVHVTAQTTVGDDCTIYPFASLGTPPQSLSYRGELTKLTIGSGCTIRESVTMNAGTVAGGGITTVGDRGYFMNCSHVGHDCHVGNDVIFATSATLGGHAEIGDFVFIGGLSAVHQFTRIGPQVMVGGVCGVRDDIIPFGLVNGQYAVLEGLNIIGMKRRKFTKQRLATVRGFYQKLFHGPGTFAERLEASRPLAGEDPAIAEILDFIGKGKRPLCLPAIAK; this comes from the coding sequence ATGAGCAAGATTGATCCCACCGCACGGGTCGCGGACGGCGCCGTGATCGGCGTGGGCACCGAGATCGGGCCCTATTGCATCATCGGCCCGAACGTCGTGATCGGCGCGAACTGCAAGCTGATCGGGCATGTGCATGTCACAGCGCAGACGACCGTCGGCGATGATTGCACCATCTACCCGTTCGCCTCGCTCGGCACGCCGCCGCAGTCGCTCAGCTACCGTGGCGAGCTGACGAAGCTCACGATCGGATCGGGATGCACCATCCGGGAATCCGTGACGATGAACGCCGGCACGGTCGCCGGCGGCGGCATCACCACGGTCGGCGATCGCGGCTACTTCATGAATTGCAGCCATGTCGGCCATGACTGCCATGTCGGCAATGACGTGATCTTCGCGACCTCGGCGACGCTCGGCGGTCACGCCGAGATCGGCGACTTCGTCTTCATCGGCGGCCTGTCCGCGGTGCACCAGTTTACCCGCATCGGACCGCAGGTCATGGTCGGCGGCGTCTGCGGCGTGCGCGACGACATCATCCCGTTCGGTCTCGTCAACGGCCAATACGCGGTGCTCGAGGGCCTCAACATCATCGGCATGAAGCGGCGCAAGTTCACCAAGCAGCGGCTGGCGACGGTGCGCGGATTCTACCAAAAGCTCTTCCATGGCCCCGGCACCTTCGCCGAGCGGCTGGAGGCATCCCGGCCGCTCGCGGGCGAAGATCCGGCGATCGCCGAAATCCTCGACTTCATCGGCAAGGGCAAACGCCCGCTCTGCCTTCCCGCCATCGCGAAGTGA
- a CDS encoding LpxI family protein — translation MTSAAAEIASPVGIVAGGGAMPFAVADSLAARGITPVLFPLRGACDPARLEKFRHRWISVGQLGRAMRLFREEGCRDLIFIGTLVRPSLSEIRFDVKTLRLLGNVIRAFRGGDDHLLSGVGRILEQDGFRMVGIKDVAPDLLMPEGCISRAWPNDNSKTDIERGRAVLAALGPFDIGQAAVVIDGHVVAVEDIEGTDALLARVARLREEGRIRAARGRGVLVKAPKSNQDLRFDLPTIGPRTLEGVAAAGLAGIAVIAGNTIAAEPQAMITLADAKYLFVIGLPA, via the coding sequence ATGACATCGGCGGCTGCGGAGATCGCATCGCCGGTCGGCATCGTCGCCGGCGGCGGCGCGATGCCGTTCGCGGTCGCCGACTCGCTTGCCGCCCGCGGCATCACGCCGGTGCTGTTTCCGCTGCGGGGGGCCTGCGATCCGGCGCGGCTTGAGAAATTCCGTCACCGCTGGATTTCGGTCGGCCAGCTCGGCCGCGCAATGCGGCTGTTTCGCGAGGAAGGCTGCCGCGACCTGATCTTCATCGGCACATTGGTGCGGCCCTCGCTCTCGGAGATCCGGTTCGACGTCAAGACGCTGCGCCTGCTCGGCAACGTGATCCGCGCCTTTCGCGGCGGCGACGATCATCTGTTGTCCGGCGTCGGCCGCATCCTCGAGCAGGACGGCTTCCGCATGGTCGGCATCAAGGACGTCGCACCCGACCTGCTGATGCCCGAGGGCTGCATCAGCCGCGCCTGGCCGAACGACAACAGCAAGACAGACATCGAGCGCGGCCGTGCGGTGCTGGCCGCGCTCGGCCCGTTCGACATCGGCCAGGCTGCTGTCGTGATCGACGGCCATGTGGTCGCGGTCGAGGACATCGAGGGCACCGACGCGCTGCTGGCGCGCGTCGCGCGGCTGCGCGAGGAGGGGCGCATTCGCGCAGCTAGGGGCCGCGGCGTGCTGGTGAAGGCGCCGAAGAGCAACCAGGATCTGCGCTTCGACCTGCCGACGATCGGCCCGCGCACGCTCGAAGGTGTCGCCGCCGCGGGCCTCGCCGGCATCGCCGTCATTGCCGGCAACACCATCGCGGCCGAGCCGCAGGCGATGATCACGCTCGCCGATGCCAAATACCTCTTCGTCATCGGCCTGCCGGCGTGA
- the lpxB gene encoding lipid-A-disaccharide synthase encodes MMQSRDPKRRIFLIATEESGDRLGSALMKVLRQRLGDGVEFAGVGGRTMAREGLESLFPIEELSIVGFAAVVQQLPKILRLIRDTADAVLEAAPDALVIIDSPDFTHRVARRVRAKNSAIPVVDYVSPQLWAWRPGRARTMLGYVDHVLGLLPFEPEEYRKLGGPPCSYVGHPLVEQLSSLRPNADEQARRDGEPPVLLVLPGSRRSEVRHHLDVFGATLGRLQAEGHTFELVLPTMPHLEATIREGIASWPVKPRIVTGENEKRAVFRIARAALAKSGTVTLELALSGIPMVTAYRVGAVEAFILRRAIRVSSVILANLVIGEDVIPEYLQEDCTPEKLAPALRDVLTDSPLRRRQVEAFAQLDRIMSTGNRSPSVLAADIVLATMRKGGRLS; translated from the coding sequence GTGATGCAATCCCGCGATCCCAAGCGCAGGATCTTCCTGATCGCCACCGAGGAATCCGGTGACCGGCTCGGCAGCGCCTTGATGAAGGTGCTGCGCCAGCGCCTCGGCGACGGCGTCGAGTTCGCAGGCGTCGGCGGCCGCACCATGGCGCGCGAAGGGCTGGAATCGCTGTTTCCGATCGAGGAGCTGTCGATCGTCGGCTTCGCCGCAGTGGTGCAGCAATTGCCGAAGATCCTGCGGTTGATCCGCGACACCGCGGACGCCGTGCTCGAAGCTGCGCCGGACGCGCTCGTCATCATCGACAGTCCCGATTTCACCCATCGCGTCGCCCGCCGCGTGCGCGCGAAGAATTCCGCGATTCCGGTGGTCGATTACGTCTCGCCGCAGCTCTGGGCGTGGCGGCCGGGGCGGGCGCGGACCATGCTCGGCTATGTCGACCACGTTCTCGGCCTGCTGCCGTTCGAGCCGGAGGAATACCGCAAGCTCGGCGGGCCGCCATGCAGCTATGTCGGCCATCCCCTGGTCGAGCAATTGTCCTCGCTGCGGCCGAACGCGGACGAGCAGGCACGCCGCGACGGCGAGCCGCCGGTGCTGCTGGTGCTGCCCGGCAGCCGCCGCAGCGAGGTCAGGCACCATCTCGACGTGTTCGGCGCAACGCTCGGCCGCCTGCAGGCGGAAGGCCACACCTTCGAGCTGGTGCTGCCGACCATGCCGCATCTGGAAGCCACCATCCGCGAAGGCATCGCGAGCTGGCCGGTCAAACCGAGGATCGTGACCGGGGAGAACGAGAAGCGCGCCGTATTCCGCATCGCGCGTGCAGCGCTGGCCAAATCCGGTACGGTGACGCTAGAGCTCGCGTTGTCGGGCATTCCGATGGTGACTGCCTATCGCGTCGGCGCGGTCGAGGCCTTCATCCTGCGCCGCGCGATCCGCGTCTCCTCGGTGATCCTCGCCAATCTCGTGATCGGTGAGGACGTCATTCCCGAGTATCTGCAGGAGGACTGCACGCCGGAGAAGCTGGCGCCGGCGCTTCGCGATGTGCTGACGGATTCCCCGCTGCGCCGGCGGCAGGTCGAGGCCTTTGCCCAGCTCGACCGGATCATGTCGACCGGCAACAGGTCACCGAGCGTGCTTGCGGCCGACATCGTGCTCGCTACGATGCGCAAGGGCGGCAGACTAAGCTAG
- a CDS encoding methyltransferase, which translates to MRRSESIHDLVQSHRITAVIYAAAKLNLAEATGGEAKSVAELASLVSANESALRRLLIALTTLGICRQESLDRFAITDLGRQLDRDGDPSFKDWVIFEGEMLMRSWSGLLDSVRTGATATQLRGDGDDRYAAAGVPPEWTRQFNAAMVSLTRSIVPKIIASHDFAPAHIVMDVGGGTGELIGGLLQHTPHLEGVAFDLVRCEAQARARFEQLGIAGRGRFVAGNFFETIPRGADTILMKSILHNWKDDRCETILRNCRDALPASGTLIVIERIMPERVTARPENRSCAMSDLNMLRGPGGRERTEAEYRKLAASADFTFIGTKDIGIFSLIQFRKGEN; encoded by the coding sequence ATGAGGCGATCAGAATCCATCCATGATCTCGTGCAGTCGCATCGCATCACTGCGGTGATCTATGCGGCGGCAAAGCTCAATCTCGCCGAAGCCACCGGCGGGGAGGCGAAATCGGTGGCCGAACTCGCGAGCCTGGTATCCGCCAATGAGAGCGCGTTACGCAGGCTGCTCATCGCCCTGACAACGCTTGGTATCTGTAGGCAAGAAAGCCTTGACAGGTTTGCCATCACCGATCTCGGTCGGCAGCTCGACCGGGATGGCGATCCGTCTTTCAAGGACTGGGTTATCTTCGAGGGCGAAATGCTCATGCGGTCCTGGAGCGGTTTGCTTGACTCGGTCCGCACCGGCGCGACTGCGACGCAATTGCGTGGCGATGGCGACGATCGCTATGCGGCAGCCGGCGTTCCACCCGAATGGACACGCCAGTTCAACGCAGCAATGGTGAGCCTCACGCGGTCAATTGTTCCAAAGATCATCGCGTCCCATGATTTCGCGCCCGCCCACATAGTGATGGATGTCGGCGGCGGCACCGGCGAGTTGATCGGCGGGTTGCTTCAGCACACCCCGCATCTTGAAGGTGTTGCGTTCGATCTAGTGCGCTGCGAAGCACAGGCGCGAGCGCGTTTCGAACAGCTCGGTATCGCCGGTCGCGGCCGATTCGTCGCTGGCAATTTCTTCGAAACAATTCCGAGAGGAGCCGATACGATCTTGATGAAAAGCATACTTCACAACTGGAAAGACGATCGTTGCGAAACAATTCTACGCAATTGTAGGGATGCATTGCCTGCCAGCGGGACCTTGATCGTGATCGAACGGATCATGCCGGAGCGCGTCACAGCCAGACCGGAGAACCGATCTTGCGCCATGAGCGACCTCAATATGCTGCGGGGACCAGGCGGCCGCGAGCGCACCGAAGCCGAGTATCGCAAACTGGCCGCATCGGCCGACTTCACGTTCATCGGGACGAAGGACATTGGCATATTCAGTCTCATTCAATTCAGAAAAGGAGAGAACTAG
- a CDS encoding tripartite tricarboxylate transporter substrate binding protein yields the protein MITRRDLLTVSAAGVAISVAGLPRAVAQPLKKTVHILTGFTPGLLDALARLVAGQMKDYAETIVVETRPGAGGRVAVEALKTADADGSVMLIAPLGFIMFFPHVYKKLRYEPRDFTAVSTVASTPTLLTIGPKVPGEVKTLDDFVAWCRANPNQSTFGTPGAGTTLHFLGTTLGRTAKFNFLHVPYQGNGAIQDLLKGEISSAFMPIASSLGLVQSGEIRALATTGPRRSPFVPAVPTMREAGYPSLEDLTWYGFFVPAATPATIVEKLNASIQAALRSNEVRSGMIKLALELDAISMSDFAQLIASESERWKTIVQASGFLPSD from the coding sequence ATGATTACGCGCCGTGACTTGTTGACCGTATCGGCGGCTGGCGTCGCGATCTCGGTTGCTGGTCTTCCCCGGGCGGTCGCACAACCGCTCAAAAAAACCGTGCACATCCTGACGGGCTTCACGCCCGGGCTGCTCGATGCCTTGGCGCGGCTCGTCGCAGGCCAGATGAAGGACTATGCTGAAACGATCGTGGTCGAGACCCGGCCAGGAGCAGGCGGTCGTGTCGCAGTCGAGGCATTGAAGACGGCTGATGCCGACGGATCGGTCATGCTGATCGCGCCGCTCGGATTCATAATGTTCTTTCCACACGTCTACAAGAAGCTCAGATACGAGCCGCGAGATTTTACCGCGGTGTCGACCGTCGCCTCGACCCCCACATTGCTGACGATAGGTCCGAAGGTACCAGGTGAGGTGAAGACCCTCGACGATTTCGTCGCCTGGTGCCGGGCTAATCCAAATCAGTCCACATTCGGCACGCCCGGTGCCGGGACCACGCTGCATTTCCTCGGCACAACGCTAGGGCGCACCGCTAAGTTCAATTTCCTTCACGTGCCTTATCAGGGCAATGGCGCGATTCAAGATCTCCTGAAGGGCGAGATTTCATCCGCTTTTATGCCAATCGCAAGCTCACTGGGCCTCGTCCAATCCGGAGAAATTCGCGCGCTGGCGACTACGGGCCCGCGTCGCAGCCCGTTTGTTCCGGCGGTGCCGACGATGAGGGAGGCTGGCTATCCGTCGCTCGAGGATCTCACTTGGTATGGGTTCTTCGTTCCCGCGGCGACGCCGGCAACCATCGTCGAAAAGCTCAATGCTTCTATCCAGGCGGCGCTGCGTAGTAATGAAGTTAGATCCGGCATGATCAAATTAGCTCTTGAACTCGACGCGATCTCCATGAGTGACTTTGCTCAACTGATCGCGTCCGAATCCGAACGCTGGAAAACAATCGTACAAGCAAGCGGGTTCTTGCCGAGTGATTGA